In Hymenobacter gelipurpurascens, one DNA window encodes the following:
- a CDS encoding FAD-dependent monooxygenase yields the protein MAHFLIIGAGIGGLATAHALIGLGHSVRIAEAAPELREVGAGVVLGANAMRALAQLGLHDIVRPHGTAVTQLNLLDQNGRVLQAADTSVFTQKLGFDNVGLHRASLQRALLQGLPTGTVLLGKPFERFEETASGLEAHFADGTTATADFLIGADGLRSRVRRQVLPEATPRYAGYTCWRAVVDASGLGLPVGESGEVWGERGRRFGYVPVGGGRVYWFACLNSPKPMNPTFRAFRVAELQREFAAFAAPVPALLSLTRDDQLLWNDILDLKPLRHLAYGRVLLLGDAGHATTPNMGQGAGMAIEDAAELANCLTQTSDIRVAFQHFERRRLPRTTRIVRTSWQLGRLGQLESPLLTGLRNTIMRLLPAALSQSQMAWLYEAP from the coding sequence ATGGCACACTTTCTCATCATTGGGGCAGGTATCGGGGGCTTGGCTACGGCACATGCCCTGATAGGCCTAGGCCACTCCGTGCGCATAGCGGAAGCCGCGCCGGAACTGCGCGAAGTAGGCGCCGGGGTTGTGCTGGGCGCGAATGCCATGCGCGCTTTAGCGCAGCTAGGCCTCCACGATATCGTGCGGCCGCACGGAACGGCCGTAACCCAGCTGAATCTACTCGACCAAAACGGCCGCGTGCTGCAGGCTGCCGATACCTCCGTCTTCACCCAAAAGCTGGGGTTCGATAATGTAGGCCTGCATCGGGCGTCGCTCCAGCGGGCGTTACTGCAGGGTTTGCCAACTGGCACTGTGCTGCTGGGCAAGCCGTTTGAGCGCTTCGAGGAAACAGCTAGTGGCCTAGAAGCCCATTTTGCGGATGGCACTACGGCCACCGCCGACTTCCTGATCGGGGCCGATGGCCTACGCTCCCGGGTGCGGCGCCAAGTGCTTCCCGAGGCCACGCCGCGCTATGCCGGCTACACTTGTTGGCGGGCGGTAGTAGATGCATCTGGGCTAGGCCTGCCGGTGGGCGAGTCGGGTGAGGTGTGGGGTGAGCGGGGTCGGCGCTTTGGCTATGTGCCGGTGGGTGGCGGCCGGGTGTATTGGTTTGCCTGCCTGAACAGCCCCAAGCCGATGAACCCCACGTTTCGGGCGTTTCGGGTGGCGGAGCTCCAGCGCGAGTTTGCGGCATTTGCGGCGCCAGTGCCCGCCCTTCTTAGCCTTACCCGCGACGACCAGCTTCTCTGGAATGACATTCTGGATCTTAAGCCCCTTCGTCACCTGGCCTACGGACGGGTGTTGTTGCTCGGTGATGCTGGCCACGCCACTACCCCCAATATGGGCCAAGGCGCCGGCATGGCCATTGAGGATGCGGCAGAGCTAGCCAACTGCCTAACCCAAACCTCAGATATCAGGGTAGCCTTTCAGCACTTTGAGCGGCGCCGCCTGCCCCGCACCACGCGCATTGTGCGCACCTCCTGGCAGCTCGGCCGCTTAGGCCAGTTGGAAAGCCCTTTGCTGACTGGCCTACGCAACACGATTATGCGGCTACTGCCTGCTGCTTTAAGCCAAAGCCAGATGGCCTGGCTGTATGAAGCACCGTAG
- a CDS encoding endonuclease/exonuclease/phosphatase family protein yields the protein MPDLDAPIWLLIAHCITLLLAVASIIATLLPLLRETAWWIRIFDFPRLQIVGVQLLCIVAGLALGWYSLDGYWGKGLLLLLAIAVAYQTFRIMPYTPFMGKQVFDSTLKDGKRHLSLAVMNVLQYNKQGAQALAVLQEIDPDIIMAVETDQWWYEQLKPLEKTHPHICHEPLDNTYGLLFFSRLPLRNCQIKYLLDDDVPSLHSHVQLPDGKTWVRLFGLHPKPPAPAESKTSTKRDAELLLVGKEIDLSEEPTIVFGDMNDVAWSHTSELFRRISGLMDPRVGRGLLPTFHADYSLLRWPLDHVFVSADFKVDDMQRLPYVGSDHFPIYIKLSYEPHDKEEQQQNQEQADIEDHQEANEKIREGFEEETEEELEESKSAQPEKELAT from the coding sequence GTGCCCGATCTTGACGCTCCTATCTGGCTGCTGATAGCCCACTGCATAACCCTGCTGTTGGCTGTTGCATCCATTATTGCTACCCTGTTGCCGCTGCTGCGCGAAACGGCCTGGTGGATTCGCATCTTTGATTTTCCCCGCCTGCAGATAGTGGGGGTACAGTTGCTGTGTATTGTGGCAGGCTTAGCGCTGGGCTGGTACAGCCTGGATGGCTACTGGGGCAAAGGACTGCTGCTGCTGCTGGCCATTGCGGTGGCCTACCAGACTTTCCGGATTATGCCCTACACACCTTTCATGGGCAAACAGGTATTCGACAGCACCCTGAAAGACGGTAAGCGGCACCTGAGCCTAGCCGTGATGAACGTACTGCAATACAACAAACAGGGCGCCCAAGCCTTGGCGGTGCTTCAGGAAATAGACCCCGATATCATTATGGCGGTAGAAACCGACCAGTGGTGGTACGAGCAGTTGAAGCCTCTGGAGAAAACGCACCCGCATATTTGCCATGAGCCCTTGGACAATACCTACGGCCTGCTGTTTTTCTCGCGGTTGCCGCTCCGGAATTGCCAGATCAAGTATCTGCTGGATGATGATGTGCCCTCATTGCACTCGCATGTGCAGCTACCCGATGGCAAAACCTGGGTTCGTTTGTTTGGCCTGCACCCCAAGCCGCCGGCACCCGCCGAGTCCAAAACCAGTACAAAGCGCGACGCGGAGCTATTGTTGGTAGGCAAGGAAATAGACCTGAGCGAGGAACCCACCATTGTGTTCGGCGATATGAACGATGTGGCCTGGTCGCACACCTCCGAGCTGTTTCGGCGCATCAGTGGCCTCATGGACCCGCGCGTTGGCAGGGGGTTGTTGCCTACTTTCCACGCCGATTACTCCTTGCTGCGCTGGCCCCTCGACCACGTATTTGTGTCGGCCGATTTTAAGGTGGATGATATGCAGCGCCTGCCCTATGTGGGTTCCGACCATTTCCCTATCTATATCAAGCTCAGCTATGAGCCCCACGATAAGGAAGAGCAGCAGCAAAACCAGGAGCAAGCTGATATAGAAGATCATCAGGAAGCCAACGAGAAAATACGGGAAGGCTTCGAGGAAGAAACGGAAGAAGAGCTGGAAGAATCTAAAAGCGCACAGCCTGAAAAAGAACTGGCTACGTAG
- the purE gene encoding 5-(carboxyamino)imidazole ribonucleotide mutase, whose translation MSTTLPASSPADVGSPTDTPLVGIIMGSQSDLKIMSAAAELLRQFGVAYEITLVSAHRTPYRLVEYAETARKRGLRVIIAGGGGAAHLPGMVAAFTTLPVIGVPINSATSISGLDSILSMLQMPAGVPVATVALDGAANGAVLATQMLALNNARLADVLEKYRNSLKDRVMRTIDELRKGGFSDD comes from the coding sequence ATGAGTACCACGCTTCCTGCTTCTTCCCCCGCCGATGTCGGTTCCCCCACCGACACGCCACTAGTGGGTATTATCATGGGTTCCCAGTCTGATTTGAAGATTATGTCGGCGGCGGCCGAGCTTCTGCGGCAGTTTGGAGTGGCCTACGAAATCACGTTGGTATCGGCCCACCGCACGCCCTACCGGTTGGTAGAATACGCCGAAACTGCTCGTAAGCGCGGCCTCCGCGTAATTATTGCGGGCGGTGGCGGAGCAGCCCACCTGCCCGGAATGGTAGCCGCTTTCACTACCTTGCCTGTCATTGGGGTGCCCATCAACTCGGCTACCTCCATTAGCGGATTAGACTCTATCCTGTCTATGCTGCAAATGCCGGCGGGCGTGCCCGTGGCCACGGTAGCGCTGGACGGAGCTGCCAACGGGGCAGTGCTGGCTACCCAGATGCTGGCCCTCAACAATGCTCGTCTGGCCGATGTGCTTGAAAAGTATCGCAACTCCCTAAAAGATAGAGTAATGCGTACTATTGATGAGCTGCGCAAAGGCGGCTTCAGCGACGATTGA
- a CDS encoding MarC family protein — protein sequence MEILLATFTTLFSVVNPFGAMPVFLTLTEDDTPAARANTGLRACLYMIGVLTVSFFAGQYVLNFFGINIHHLRIAGGILLMRSAFDLLTPGGNRSKVSEATLEESMHKDDISFTPLAMPMLSGPGSMAVCIGLFTGKLSVLDMGLIVLGFVLVALAAYIILMSSLRLTRFLGRPGMAALARIMGFLTLAIGVNFLATAIVALFPGLSR from the coding sequence ATGGAGATACTGCTTGCCACCTTCACCACCCTGTTCTCGGTCGTGAACCCGTTTGGAGCTATGCCCGTGTTCCTCACCCTCACCGAGGACGACACGCCTGCCGCCCGCGCCAATACTGGCCTACGGGCCTGCCTGTATATGATTGGGGTGCTCACGGTGTCGTTTTTCGCCGGGCAGTACGTGCTCAATTTCTTCGGTATTAACATTCATCACCTGCGCATTGCGGGCGGCATTCTGCTCATGCGCTCGGCTTTCGATTTGCTGACGCCGGGCGGCAACCGCAGCAAAGTTTCGGAGGCCACGCTGGAGGAGAGTATGCACAAGGATGATATTTCCTTCACACCGCTGGCCATGCCGATGCTCTCCGGCCCCGGCTCCATGGCCGTGTGCATCGGCCTGTTTACGGGCAAGCTCTCGGTGCTCGATATGGGCCTGATTGTGCTAGGCTTTGTGCTAGTGGCGCTGGCGGCCTACATCATCCTGATGTCGTCGTTGCGCCTCACGCGCTTCCTGGGCCGGCCAGGCATGGCAGCACTGGCCCGCATCATGGGTTTCCTGACGCTGGCTATTGGAGTTAATTTCCTGGCTACGGCTATCGTAGCTCTGTTTCCGGGGTTGAGCCGGTAG
- the hemE gene encoding uroporphyrinogen decarboxylase, which translates to MLKNDLLLRAARGEETERTPVWLMRQAGRILPEYRALRARLSGFKELVETPDLAAEVTIQPVDALDVDAAIIFSDILVVPEAMGLTYEMVEARGPLFPETIKNAQDVARMRVADPEEHLGYVLEAIRVTKRALNGRVPLIGFAGAPWTILAYMVEGHGSKTFSKARRMLYQEPELAHQLLRKITDTTIAYLQAQVKAGANIVQVFDSWAGILPPAHYKEFSTRYIAEICQAIPDVPVTVFAKGAFWAMEDFAQLPCRTIGLDWNQDPRTVRPLIGDKTLQGNLDPCALYGTPAQVRAATIAMLEQFGSHRHIANLGHGVYPDTNPDNVKVFIETVKSWQGKSL; encoded by the coding sequence GTGCTTAAGAACGACCTCCTCCTCCGTGCCGCCCGTGGCGAAGAAACTGAGCGCACCCCCGTATGGCTTATGCGCCAGGCCGGCCGCATCCTACCCGAATACCGTGCTTTGCGCGCGCGCCTGAGCGGTTTTAAAGAGCTGGTAGAAACCCCCGATCTGGCCGCTGAAGTAACCATCCAGCCCGTTGACGCGCTGGACGTGGATGCCGCCATTATCTTCTCTGATATTCTGGTGGTGCCCGAAGCCATGGGCCTCACCTACGAAATGGTAGAAGCCCGCGGTCCACTCTTCCCCGAAACTATCAAAAACGCGCAGGACGTGGCCCGCATGCGCGTGGCCGACCCCGAGGAACATCTAGGGTATGTGCTGGAAGCCATCCGGGTAACCAAGCGTGCCCTTAACGGCCGGGTGCCCCTCATCGGCTTTGCCGGCGCGCCCTGGACTATTCTGGCTTACATGGTGGAAGGCCACGGGTCCAAAACCTTCAGTAAGGCACGCCGCATGCTCTACCAGGAGCCCGAGCTGGCGCACCAGCTCCTGCGCAAAATTACGGATACCACCATTGCCTACCTGCAGGCGCAAGTGAAGGCCGGCGCCAACATTGTGCAGGTTTTCGACTCGTGGGCTGGCATTCTGCCTCCCGCGCACTACAAGGAATTCAGCACCCGCTACATTGCCGAAATCTGCCAGGCCATTCCGGATGTGCCCGTCACGGTATTCGCAAAAGGCGCCTTCTGGGCTATGGAGGATTTCGCGCAGCTCCCCTGCCGCACCATCGGCCTCGACTGGAACCAGGACCCGCGCACCGTACGCCCCCTCATAGGCGACAAAACACTACAGGGCAACCTCGACCCGTGTGCTTTGTATGGCACGCCTGCTCAGGTACGGGCCGCCACTATTGCCATGCTGGAGCAGTTCGGCTCACACCGCCATATTGCTAACCTAGGCCACGGCGTGTACCCCGACACCAATCCGGACAACGTGAAGGTTTTCATCGAAACCGTAAAGAGCTGGCAAGGAAAGTCTCTTTAG
- a CDS encoding bifunctional heptose 7-phosphate kinase/heptose 1-phosphate adenyltransferase, which yields MPAAVLPASLPELFAAFNQLTVLIVGDVMMDAYVWGKAARLSPEAPVPVVNVSRTEQRLGGAANVALNVQALGATPLLCAVIGDDQGGDQLLGLLRTSGLSADGIVRSSHRPTTVKQRILAHGQQLLRIDSEVETDLNQEESTNLATSFEQLLDRADVVIFEDYDKGVLNAASIKQFIQLARQHGIPTVVDPKKKNFLAYEHCTLFKPNLKELREGLKVEFGDTEADRPDFEAAVAQLREVLKPEIVLVTLSERGVFVENGELTRTYIPAHLRSISDVSGAGDTVISIAALCVALGLPAPVTAALANLGGGLVCEQVGVVPIEKQLLLEEALEKQVL from the coding sequence ATGCCCGCTGCCGTATTGCCTGCTTCTCTGCCCGAGCTATTTGCCGCCTTCAACCAGCTTACCGTCCTGATTGTGGGCGACGTGATGATGGATGCCTACGTGTGGGGCAAAGCCGCGCGCCTCTCACCCGAGGCTCCCGTACCGGTCGTGAACGTGAGCCGCACCGAGCAGCGCCTGGGTGGCGCCGCCAACGTAGCCCTGAACGTGCAGGCCCTGGGCGCTACGCCGCTGCTCTGCGCTGTAATCGGCGACGACCAGGGAGGCGACCAACTGCTTGGCTTGCTCCGGACCTCGGGGTTATCGGCCGATGGCATTGTGCGCAGCTCGCATAGGCCTACCACTGTTAAGCAGCGCATTCTGGCACATGGGCAGCAGCTGCTTCGCATCGACTCCGAAGTAGAGACGGATCTGAACCAGGAGGAAAGCACGAACCTAGCGACAAGCTTTGAGCAATTGCTTGATCGGGCTGATGTGGTGATTTTTGAGGACTACGACAAAGGCGTGCTAAACGCCGCCAGCATCAAGCAGTTCATTCAACTGGCCCGTCAGCACGGCATCCCCACCGTCGTTGACCCCAAGAAGAAAAATTTCCTGGCCTACGAGCACTGCACGCTGTTTAAGCCTAACCTGAAAGAGTTGCGGGAAGGCCTCAAAGTAGAATTCGGCGATACGGAAGCAGATCGTCCGGATTTTGAAGCAGCCGTAGCGCAGCTGCGTGAGGTGCTCAAGCCGGAAATAGTGCTCGTCACGCTATCGGAGCGGGGCGTGTTCGTGGAAAACGGCGAGCTGACGCGCACTTACATACCGGCTCACCTACGCAGCATTTCCGATGTTTCCGGGGCGGGCGATACGGTAATCAGTATTGCTGCCCTATGCGTGGCGCTAGGCCTGCCAGCGCCTGTTACGGCAGCACTGGCTAACCTGGGTGGGGGCTTGGTCTGTGAGCAAGTAGGTGTAGTACCAATAGAAAAACAGCTGCTGCTGGAAGAAGCCCTGGAAAAGCAGGTGCTATAG
- a CDS encoding pyridoxal phosphate-dependent aminotransferase: MSDATALAPTTSVLSDRINAMHESQTIAMAKKARELVAQGVDVISLSFGEPDFQTPQYIKDAAKKALDEGFTFYTPVPGYLDLRQAICEKLQRDNHLAYKPENIVVSTGAKQALANTVLSLVNPGDEVIVFAPYWVSYEEMVKLAEGTSVVLMGSLENDFKVTAEELEAAITPRTKLIMYSSPCNPTGSVFSREELAAIAKVVERHPQVYVLADEIYEYINFVGEHVSMAQFEEVKDRVITVNGFSKGYAMTGWRLGYLAANKEIASACEKIQSQITSGTCSIAQRAGLAALQGGRTSADEMVEAYRRRRDMVLELVKDIPGFRTPTPSGAFYIFPDVTGYFGKQTPDGKTINSASDLALFMLNDGHVAAVDGGAFGAPNCIRFSTAAADEKLREAFIRIKNCLAKLA, encoded by the coding sequence ATGTCTGACGCTACTGCCCTTGCCCCCACGACCTCCGTGCTGTCTGATCGTATCAATGCCATGCACGAGTCGCAGACGATTGCCATGGCCAAAAAGGCGCGGGAACTCGTCGCGCAAGGGGTTGATGTTATCAGCCTGAGCTTTGGGGAACCAGATTTCCAGACACCGCAATACATCAAGGATGCCGCCAAAAAGGCGCTGGACGAGGGATTTACCTTCTACACGCCCGTTCCTGGTTATCTGGACTTGCGCCAGGCCATCTGCGAGAAGCTGCAGCGCGACAACCACCTGGCCTACAAGCCCGAGAATATTGTGGTGAGCACCGGCGCCAAGCAGGCCCTGGCCAATACCGTGCTGAGCCTGGTGAACCCCGGCGATGAGGTAATTGTATTTGCGCCCTATTGGGTGAGCTACGAGGAGATGGTGAAGCTGGCGGAAGGCACTTCGGTGGTGTTGATGGGCTCACTTGAGAACGACTTCAAAGTGACGGCAGAAGAGCTGGAAGCGGCCATTACGCCCCGCACGAAGCTTATCATGTATTCATCTCCCTGTAACCCCACCGGCTCTGTTTTTTCGCGCGAGGAGTTGGCCGCTATTGCAAAAGTAGTGGAGCGCCATCCGCAGGTGTATGTACTGGCTGATGAGATTTATGAGTACATCAACTTTGTGGGCGAGCATGTTAGCATGGCGCAGTTTGAGGAGGTGAAAGACCGGGTAATTACGGTAAACGGCTTCTCGAAAGGCTACGCCATGACGGGCTGGCGCCTGGGGTACTTGGCCGCAAACAAGGAAATTGCCAGTGCCTGCGAAAAAATACAGAGCCAGATTACTTCCGGCACCTGCTCCATTGCGCAGCGCGCCGGGCTGGCGGCACTGCAAGGCGGCCGCACCTCTGCCGATGAGATGGTAGAGGCCTACCGCCGCCGCCGCGACATGGTACTGGAGCTGGTGAAGGATATTCCGGGCTTCCGTACGCCCACGCCTAGTGGGGCCTTCTACATTTTCCCCGATGTAACCGGGTACTTTGGCAAGCAAACCCCCGACGGAAAAACCATCAACAGCGCTTCTGATCTGGCCCTTTTTATGCTCAATGATGGGCACGTGGCCGCCGTAGATGGGGGGGCTTTCGGGGCGCCTAACTGCATTCGGTTCAGTACCGCCGCTGCCGATGAAAAGCTGCGCGAGGCCTTTATCCGCATCAAGAATTGTCTGGCGAAACTGGCCTAG
- a CDS encoding glycosyltransferase family 2 protein: MKLSVIIVNYNVCYFLEQALLSVRQATEKLQEPVEVFVVDNNSVDGSVAMVRSRFPEVHLIENHENLGFSKANNQAIGQARGEYVLLLNPDTVVEEDTFRQCCDFLDAHPDGGGLGVKMLDGQGCFLPESKRGLPTPKVAFCKIFGLAWLFPKSRRFGRYHLGYLDKDQTHEVEVLSGAFMFMRQTALAQVGHLDEDYFMYGEDIDLSYRLTQGGWKNYYYPGTRIIHYKGESTKRTSVNYVFVFYQAMVIFARKHFAPGRAGVFSLLINLAIWLRAAAAVAERFLTQAAPVLLDAGLVYAGMYFLKSFWEQIHRYAQVPYPEKYMLAAVPLYLLAWLVSVYLSGGYDKPTKASRIIRGVLLGTVLISAVSNYFEAWRFSNALIVLGSLWSIAALLARRLLGNWLQYGVWGLAVHQQKNVAIVGSRQESERVRQLLEQFGVQARVVGYIAPDVLLAPSPEFRQTAVGAATVWEVSEAAHATKPAGDLLGEIRQLDDIIRMYELNELIFCGRDLSASQIISLMVRLPQTPAVAYKILPQDSEYIIGSSRKDAPGDYYALDITLNLVHPQHVRNKRLLDIVSSLLLLLLAPVALTLQKHRLGFLRNCLRVLGGSRTWVGLRYAAAPRRLARAILSPADVGQSATPLPEATRRRLELLYAKDYETSTDLGILLRCFRWLGLEH; the protein is encoded by the coding sequence GTGAAGCTTTCTGTCATCATCGTCAACTATAACGTCTGCTACTTTCTGGAGCAGGCGCTGTTGTCGGTGCGGCAGGCCACCGAGAAGCTACAGGAGCCTGTGGAGGTGTTTGTGGTGGACAATAACTCGGTAGATGGCTCTGTGGCTATGGTACGCAGCCGCTTTCCGGAAGTACACCTCATCGAGAACCACGAGAATCTGGGCTTCTCGAAGGCCAACAACCAGGCCATCGGTCAAGCGCGCGGCGAGTACGTGTTACTGCTCAACCCCGATACGGTAGTGGAAGAAGACACCTTCCGCCAGTGCTGCGACTTTCTGGATGCACACCCCGACGGAGGTGGCCTAGGCGTGAAGATGCTCGATGGGCAGGGCTGTTTTCTGCCGGAAAGCAAGCGCGGCCTGCCTACTCCCAAAGTCGCTTTCTGCAAAATATTTGGGTTGGCCTGGTTATTTCCCAAGTCGCGGCGCTTTGGGCGCTACCACCTGGGCTACCTGGATAAAGACCAGACCCACGAGGTAGAGGTGCTGAGCGGCGCTTTCATGTTCATGCGCCAGACCGCGCTGGCGCAGGTAGGCCACCTGGATGAAGACTACTTCATGTACGGCGAGGATATTGACCTCTCGTACCGATTGACCCAGGGGGGCTGGAAGAATTACTACTACCCCGGCACCCGCATCATTCACTACAAAGGCGAAAGCACCAAGCGCACGAGCGTGAACTACGTGTTCGTGTTCTACCAGGCCATGGTGATTTTTGCCCGCAAGCACTTTGCCCCGGGCCGGGCCGGCGTGTTTAGCCTGTTGATAAACCTGGCTATCTGGCTGCGGGCGGCGGCGGCGGTGGCCGAGCGGTTCTTGACTCAAGCGGCCCCTGTTCTTCTGGACGCTGGGTTAGTTTACGCAGGAATGTATTTCCTGAAGAGCTTCTGGGAGCAGATTCACCGATATGCACAGGTGCCCTATCCGGAAAAATACATGCTGGCAGCAGTACCGCTGTATCTGCTGGCTTGGCTGGTATCTGTGTACCTGAGCGGGGGCTACGACAAGCCCACCAAAGCCAGCCGGATTATACGCGGTGTTCTGCTCGGTACGGTGCTGATTTCGGCCGTTAGTAACTACTTCGAGGCGTGGCGCTTCTCTAATGCCCTGATCGTGCTAGGCAGCCTGTGGAGTATAGCGGCGCTGCTTGCCCGACGACTGCTGGGCAATTGGCTGCAGTATGGGGTGTGGGGGCTGGCAGTGCATCAACAGAAAAACGTTGCTATTGTGGGTTCCCGGCAGGAAAGTGAGCGAGTACGGCAGCTGCTGGAGCAATTTGGCGTGCAGGCCCGTGTGGTGGGCTACATTGCACCCGATGTGCTGCTGGCTCCGTCGCCGGAGTTTCGGCAAACGGCGGTAGGGGCTGCCACCGTCTGGGAAGTATCGGAGGCCGCCCACGCCACAAAGCCCGCCGGCGACTTGCTGGGCGAGATTCGTCAGCTCGACGATATTATTCGGATGTATGAGCTAAACGAGCTGATTTTCTGTGGCCGCGACCTTTCAGCCAGTCAGATAATTTCTCTCATGGTGCGCCTGCCCCAGACCCCGGCAGTGGCCTACAAAATTCTGCCGCAGGATAGCGAGTACATTATCGGCAGCTCCCGCAAAGATGCCCCCGGCGACTATTACGCCCTCGATATTACCCTGAACTTGGTGCATCCGCAGCACGTGCGCAATAAGCGTCTGCTCGATATCGTCAGCAGCCTGCTGCTGTTGCTGCTGGCTCCGGTGGCGCTTACCCTGCAAAAGCACCGTTTGGGCTTTCTGCGCAACTGCCTGCGCGTGTTGGGTGGCTCACGTACCTGGGTAGGCCTGCGCTACGCGGCCGCACCCCGGCGGCTGGCCCGTGCCATTCTGTCGCCGGCCGATGTAGGCCAGTCGGCTACGCCGCTGCCAGAGGCTACCCGTCGTCGCTTGGAGCTGCTCTATGCCAAAGACTACGAAACCAGCACCGACCTGGGTATTCTGCTGCGCTGCTTCCGGTGGCTGGGCCTGGAGCACTAA
- a CDS encoding SpoIIAA family protein → MNTVVYDSPGFTLIQDSCQEWLLLEWRGLHDATTIEQCCGIVLENVRRTRYTKILDDASEILDGWRETIDWIEKNFFRRLAAEGVQYVALVNAMDWPARQCMGTLLRHIEQPRVDMFDFDEVAQARTWLQAASTVPAR, encoded by the coding sequence ATGAATACAGTAGTTTATGATTCGCCGGGCTTCACTCTCATTCAAGATAGCTGCCAAGAGTGGCTGTTGCTGGAATGGCGTGGCCTACACGATGCAACTACTATCGAGCAATGTTGCGGGATAGTGTTGGAAAACGTTCGGAGAACCCGATACACCAAGATCCTCGACGATGCCAGCGAAATTCTGGATGGCTGGAGAGAAACGATTGACTGGATCGAGAAAAACTTCTTTCGTCGCTTGGCGGCCGAAGGAGTGCAGTATGTGGCTCTCGTAAACGCTATGGACTGGCCGGCCCGGCAGTGCATGGGAACTCTGTTGCGGCACATAGAGCAGCCCCGGGTTGATATGTTTGATTTCGATGAAGTAGCGCAGGCGCGTACGTGGTTGCAAGCTGCATCGACGGTCCCTGCACGGTAG